A window of the Bufo gargarizans isolate SCDJY-AF-19 chromosome 1, ASM1485885v1, whole genome shotgun sequence genome harbors these coding sequences:
- the LOC122943995 gene encoding caltractin, which yields MASVMRKPGLAQRKKTGAKPELTEEQKQEIREAFDLFDTDGSGTIDVKELKVAMRALGFEPKKEEMKKMIADIDKDGSGTIDFEDFLSLMTLKMSEKDSKEEIMKAFRLFDDDGTGKISFKNLKRVAKELGENLTDEELQEMIDEADRDGDGEINEQEFLRIMRKTSLY from the exons ATG GCATCTGTAATGAGAAAACCTGGTCTTGCCCAGCGTAAGAAAACCGGCGCAAAACCTGAATTAACGGAAGAGCAAAAGCAAGAGATCCGAGAAGCATTTGATTTGTTTGACACAGATGGGTCTGGTACTATAGATGTTAAGGAACTGAAG GTAGCCATGCGTGCCTTGGGTTTCGAGCCAAAGAaagaagaaatgaaaaaaatgatcGCTGACATTGATAAAGACGGTTCTGGTACCATTGACTTTGAGGATTTCTTATCTCTAATGACGCTTAAGATG AGTGAGAAAGACTCTAAAGAAGAAATCATGAAAGCTTTCCGATTATTTGACGATGACGGCACGGGAAAGATCTCCTTCAAAAACCTAAAGAGGGTTGCCAAGGAATTAGGGGAAAACCTGACAGATGAAGAATTACAG GAAATGATTGACGAAGCCGATCGTGATGGAGATGGGGAAATTAATGAACAGGAATTTCTTCGGATCATGAGGAAGACGAGCCTTTACTAA